One Methanoculleus sp. 7T genomic window carries:
- the modA gene encoding molybdate ABC transporter substrate-binding protein codes for MKAHLLLIIALLVAATAAFTCGCTGTTADTPEVSDTAKPELLVYCGAGMREPMDEIATAFTNETGISINYIFGGSNTLLTQMNLTKMGDVYMPGATAYFDAARDMGLVGEESLVVYHVPVIAVPKGNPAGIASLQDLAKPGVRVALGDNPGAAIGQLTDKVLAKNNLLEDVEKNVVTRTGTVNELLVYISMGQADAGIIWEDLYVPEKMDLIYIPNTDNLVKIVPIGVLTSSEHPTEAEQFTAFVVSDEGKAIFARHGFTTYPSDTYANVRP; via the coding sequence ATGAAAGCGCATCTGCTTCTCATTATTGCACTGCTTGTTGCGGCAACCGCCGCTTTTACATGCGGATGTACCGGAACCACGGCCGATACGCCAGAGGTTTCCGATACGGCAAAGCCCGAACTGCTCGTCTACTGCGGCGCGGGCATGCGGGAACCGATGGACGAGATCGCGACGGCCTTCACGAACGAGACCGGCATCTCGATCAATTACATCTTCGGCGGGTCGAACACCCTCCTTACCCAGATGAACCTGACAAAGATGGGCGATGTCTACATGCCTGGCGCGACCGCCTACTTTGATGCGGCCCGTGACATGGGGCTGGTCGGAGAGGAGTCTCTTGTCGTCTACCATGTCCCGGTCATCGCCGTCCCGAAGGGCAATCCTGCCGGTATCGCGTCTCTCCAGGACCTGGCAAAACCTGGTGTGCGGGTGGCGCTCGGTGATAACCCCGGTGCTGCCATCGGGCAGCTGACCGATAAAGTCCTGGCGAAGAACAACCTCCTCGAGGACGTGGAGAAGAACGTCGTGACCCGCACCGGCACAGTGAACGAACTGCTGGTCTACATCTCCATGGGACAGGCTGACGCCGGCATCATCTGGGAGGACCTCTATGTGCCTGAGAAGATGGACCTCATCTACATCCCGAACACGGACAACCTGGTGAAGATCGTCCCCATCGGCGTGCTGACATCTTCCGAGCACCCCACTGAGGCTGAACAGTTCACCGCGTTCGTCGTCTCCGACGAAGGGAAGGCGATCTTTGCCCGGCACGGCTTCACCACCTATCCAAGTGACACCTACGCAAATGTCAGGCCCTGA
- the tsaA gene encoding tRNA (N6-threonylcarbamoyladenosine(37)-N6)-methyltransferase TrmO has translation METTYRIIGTIRSPFTDQDTTPVQSIFSPAEGTVEVFPEYAEGLQGVEGFSHIILLYHFHQADGFRLLERPFVDGSRERGIFAIRHFNRPNPIGISLVEVASVEGNTVRVRGVDVLDGTPLLDIKPYVRQFDHRDDVRSGWVDARHIEEVKIRSFSPKGLRDHEESS, from the coding sequence ATGGAGACCACCTATCGTATAATCGGGACCATCCGCTCACCGTTCACTGACCAGGATACTACCCCCGTCCAGAGCATCTTCTCTCCGGCGGAGGGGACAGTCGAGGTCTTTCCCGAGTACGCGGAAGGGTTGCAGGGGGTCGAGGGATTCTCCCACATTATCCTCCTCTACCATTTCCACCAGGCAGACGGGTTCCGCCTGCTCGAGCGCCCGTTCGTCGACGGCAGCAGGGAGCGGGGGATCTTTGCCATACGGCATTTCAACCGCCCAAACCCGATTGGGATCTCCCTCGTCGAAGTCGCTTCCGTTGAGGGGAACACCGTCCGGGTCCGCGGGGTGGACGTGCTGGATGGCACACCGCTTCTTGACATCAAACCCTACGTCCGCCAGTTCGACCACCGTGATGACGTCAGAAGCGGTTGGGTCGACGCACGGCATATTGAGGAGGTGAAGATCCGGAGTTTCTCGCCAAAGGGTCTCCGGGATCATGAGGAATCTTCATGA
- a CDS encoding ABC transporter permease has protein sequence MKRRSTSRFRVATVTVSLLITAFIVLVLLGVVTHSPLNVLIECLLSEEIRFAVRLSILTSVISTLLCILVAVPVAYALARYTFPGKSLMNMVMDIPMALPPLVAGVGLLLFFGVSPVGKSLAAVGLTFVFTPLGIIMAQFFVNLPYMLRVTRSTFQSVNPRYEYVAKTLGCTDAQAFWRVTLPMSWNGLLAGAVITWSKGIGEFGAALMLAGATRMKTETLPLSLFLNMSTGKLEVGISAATILILISVISLYVFERYGGATHAY, from the coding sequence ATGAAGCGGCGTAGTACTTCCCGTTTCCGGGTGGCGACCGTAACGGTCTCCCTTCTCATCACCGCCTTCATCGTGCTGGTCCTTCTCGGGGTGGTCACCCACTCCCCCCTCAATGTCCTCATCGAGTGTCTTCTCTCTGAAGAGATCCGGTTTGCTGTCAGGCTCTCGATCCTTACCTCCGTTATCTCCACACTCCTCTGCATCCTCGTCGCTGTGCCGGTGGCGTATGCACTCGCCCGCTACACGTTCCCGGGAAAATCCCTGATGAACATGGTGATGGATATCCCGATGGCGCTCCCGCCGCTCGTGGCGGGTGTGGGGCTCCTCCTCTTCTTCGGCGTATCCCCGGTAGGAAAATCACTTGCTGCGGTGGGGCTCACCTTCGTCTTCACGCCGCTTGGGATCATCATGGCCCAGTTCTTCGTGAACCTGCCCTACATGCTCCGGGTGACCCGCTCGACGTTCCAGAGCGTCAATCCCCGCTACGAGTATGTGGCAAAGACGCTTGGGTGTACCGATGCGCAGGCCTTCTGGCGTGTCACGCTCCCCATGTCCTGGAACGGGCTCCTTGCCGGAGCGGTGATCACCTGGTCAAAGGGAATCGGGGAGTTCGGCGCTGCGCTGATGCTTGCCGGCGCAACCCGGATGAAGACCGAGACGCTTCCGCTCTCGCTCTTCCTGAACATGTCCACCGGAAAACTCGAGGTCGGCATCTCTGCGGCGACGATACTCATCCTGATCTCGGTCATCTCGCTCTACGTCTTTGAGCGCTACGGCGGAGCCACACACGCCTACTAA
- a CDS encoding ATP-binding cassette domain-containing protein has protein sequence MLIIDSVSKNLGEFALTDVSLSVGDGEYFIILGPTGAGKTILLETIAGIYSPDAGRIVLNDRDITDVPAKDRNIGMVYQDYMLFPHLTVEENISFGLKSRRADSDFIRRKVQESAELLNIGHLLHRYPGTLSGGEQQRTAIARALVMEPDALLLDEPLSALDVKTRESLRGELARIHEATGTTIIHITHNFEEVFDLADRVAVMYQGGVVQVGTPEEIFRKPNSDFVADFVGMENLFCGEGSPDGIVTVEGLRIQVENGMSGPVSLAVRPEDIHLSKTALPQNGKNILSGCIRTVRQTGGLVRICVDAGIPVMVVLTRQGFEEAGVGSGDAVYLAFRPSAAHVYPSGASEGD, from the coding sequence ATGCTTATCATTGACTCTGTATCAAAAAATCTCGGGGAATTTGCGCTGACGGATGTCTCGCTCTCGGTTGGAGACGGTGAGTATTTCATCATCCTCGGCCCCACTGGAGCGGGAAAGACGATCCTCCTTGAGACAATTGCGGGGATTTACAGCCCAGATGCGGGCAGGATCGTCCTGAATGACCGGGATATCACGGATGTGCCGGCTAAGGACCGGAACATCGGCATGGTCTACCAGGACTACATGCTCTTCCCGCACCTGACCGTTGAGGAGAACATCAGTTTCGGGCTGAAGTCCCGGCGGGCCGATTCTGACTTCATCCGCAGGAAAGTGCAGGAGAGCGCGGAACTCTTAAACATCGGCCACCTGCTCCACCGCTACCCGGGGACCCTCTCCGGCGGCGAGCAGCAGCGCACGGCGATTGCACGGGCGCTGGTGATGGAACCGGACGCATTGCTGCTGGATGAGCCGCTCTCGGCGCTGGACGTAAAGACACGCGAGAGTCTGCGTGGGGAACTCGCACGGATCCACGAGGCCACCGGGACGACGATCATCCATATCACCCACAACTTCGAGGAGGTCTTCGACCTTGCCGACCGGGTGGCGGTCATGTACCAGGGCGGCGTTGTCCAGGTGGGGACACCGGAGGAGATCTTCAGAAAACCGAACTCTGATTTTGTGGCTGACTTTGTCGGGATGGAGAACCTCTTCTGCGGGGAGGGATCCCCTGACGGGATTGTCACGGTGGAGGGCCTCCGGATACAGGTTGAGAACGGCATGTCCGGTCCGGTCTCCCTTGCAGTCCGGCCCGAGGATATCCACCTCTCGAAGACGGCGCTGCCGCAGAACGGGAAGAACATCCTCTCCGGCTGTATCCGGACGGTGCGGCAGACCGGGGGGCTGGTCCGCATCTGCGTCGATGCCGGGATCCCGGTCATGGTGGTACTGACCCGGCAGGGGTTCGAGGAGGCCGGGGTAGGCTCTGGTGATGCTGTCTATCTTGCTTTCCGGCCATCAGCGGCCCATGTCTACCCTTCCGGTGCATCGGAAGGGGACTGA
- a CDS encoding mechanosensitive ion channel family protein produces the protein MQESVSVPVTGISFDAVLAFIFAFIGFLFLGNLAYLLIRRALDGHVSRGTAKWTAAILQYGITIGGVYASARYLLAFDLTAFVASLGILGIVVAFSSRQIIQNVIAGVLITVNRPVQLEEWVIASGRPETGISKVQDISFTTTILQGLDGGLVLTPNSSIISSKVINYSRAGLLEVVIPIAVPVTTNLERVQEIALRAAHDHPLILPHVEPAERSAVQSLFDLPYIGRLSSDLPRPGLALFEPKVQIASVKEEWVRLTVRVWIRQIPRRDEIVSDYLDTVIERLKAEELLEKKEWEGEPAPENPA, from the coding sequence ATGCAGGAGAGCGTTTCTGTCCCCGTTACCGGGATATCCTTTGATGCGGTCCTCGCGTTCATCTTCGCCTTTATCGGGTTCCTCTTCCTCGGCAACCTCGCCTACCTCCTCATCAGGCGGGCACTGGACGGGCACGTCTCCCGCGGGACAGCCAAGTGGACGGCGGCCATCCTGCAGTACGGCATCACCATCGGCGGGGTCTACGCGAGCGCCAGATACCTCCTCGCCTTCGACCTGACCGCCTTCGTCGCATCGCTCGGTATCCTCGGTATCGTCGTAGCGTTCTCGTCGCGCCAGATCATCCAGAACGTCATCGCCGGCGTCCTGATCACGGTCAACCGCCCGGTCCAACTCGAGGAATGGGTGATCGCCAGCGGAAGGCCCGAGACGGGGATCTCCAAGGTGCAGGACATCTCCTTCACGACAACGATCCTCCAGGGGCTCGACGGCGGCCTCGTCCTCACGCCGAACTCGAGCATCATATCCTCGAAGGTCATCAACTACTCCCGGGCCGGGCTGCTTGAGGTCGTGATCCCGATCGCCGTCCCGGTTACGACGAACCTCGAACGGGTGCAGGAGATCGCACTCCGAGCCGCACACGACCATCCCCTGATCCTCCCGCACGTCGAGCCGGCCGAGCGGTCCGCCGTCCAGAGCCTCTTCGACCTCCCCTACATCGGGCGCCTCTCGTCCGACCTTCCCCGCCCCGGCCTTGCGTTGTTCGAGCCCAAAGTGCAGATCGCATCGGTCAAAGAGGAATGGGTCAGGCTGACGGTGCGGGTCTGGATCCGGCAGATCCCGAGAAGAGACGAGATCGTCTCGGATTACTTGGATACGGTCATCGAGCGGCTGAAGGCCGAGGAACTCCTTGAGAAGAAGGAATGGGAGGGTGAGCCCGCACCGGAGAACCCGGCATAA
- a CDS encoding mechanosensitive ion channel family protein, whose protein sequence is MLASDPTLIGGVSLDAFLAFLFTLLGFLFLGNLAYMLLRQVLDGRVSQGTAKWAAAILQYAIIIGGVYASAKYLLAFDLRAVAASLGILGIVVAVSSSQIIQNILAGILITINRPVQLEDWIIVGERPTTGLCKVRDISFTTTILQGLDGGLILMPNSSIISSKVVNYSRSGLLEIRVSISVPTATDLARVREIALAAAHDHPLILPNLGTAGRSGAQSLFDLPYIRRLRADRPDLAHFEPSVLTSSVSDGWIKLTVRVWTSKIPRKDEIASQYLKEALTRLQAEEISVKAEIA, encoded by the coding sequence ATGCTGGCGAGCGATCCGACTCTCATCGGCGGGGTGTCTCTCGACGCGTTCCTCGCGTTCCTCTTCACCCTTCTTGGGTTCCTCTTCCTCGGCAACCTCGCCTACATGCTCCTTCGGCAGGTTCTCGACGGACGGGTCTCCCAAGGTACGGCCAAGTGGGCGGCGGCCATCCTCCAGTACGCCATCATCATCGGCGGGGTCTACGCGAGCGCCAAATATCTCCTCGCTTTCGACCTGAGAGCCGTTGCCGCGTCGCTCGGTATCCTCGGTATCGTCGTAGCCGTCTCATCGAGCCAGATCATCCAGAACATCCTCGCCGGCATCCTGATCACGATCAACCGCCCGGTCCAACTCGAAGACTGGATAATCGTCGGGGAGAGGCCGACGACGGGGCTCTGCAAGGTGCGCGACATCTCCTTCACGACGACGATCCTCCAAGGGCTCGACGGCGGCCTCATCCTCATGCCGAACTCGAGCATCATATCCTCAAAGGTCGTCAACTACTCCCGGAGCGGGCTTCTGGAGATCCGGGTATCGATCTCGGTCCCGACCGCAACGGACCTTGCGCGGGTGCGCGAGATCGCACTCGCGGCCGCGCACGACCATCCCCTGATCCTCCCCAACCTCGGCACGGCCGGGCGGAGCGGAGCCCAGAGCCTCTTCGACCTTCCCTACATCAGGCGCCTCCGTGCCGACCGCCCCGACCTTGCGCACTTCGAACCCTCCGTCCTCACCTCATCGGTCAGCGACGGCTGGATCAAACTGACGGTGCGGGTCTGGACCAGCAAAATCCCCCGAAAAGACGAGATCGCCTCCCAGTATCTCAAGGAGGCCCTCACCCGCCTTCAGGCCGAGGAGATCTCGGTCAAAGCCGAGATCGCATGA
- a CDS encoding amino acid kinase family protein, whose translation MTDRIELGSKLRGESLVRRGLLRETASVRQIRIMPDLNVVKIGGHGVIDYGRKVIYPLVEEIGELSRDHKILVATGGGARVRHILDVGIDLGMPTGVLAELAGKISEQNAIMMSLLFSKYNGVRIHSGDLLNLPSLISLGMLPVVQGTPPYGLYEHPPKLGSIPPHRTDTGAFLMAEVVGGKNCILGKNVNGLYTEDPFANPDAEFIEEITADELLEMNMEDMVLEPMAVELLRDAVHVKEIKVVNAHVPGNIAKAVNGERVGTLIRA comes from the coding sequence ATGACTGATCGAATCGAGTTAGGATCGAAACTGCGCGGCGAGAGCCTGGTCCGGCGGGGCCTGCTGCGAGAGACTGCAAGCGTCCGGCAGATCAGGATCATGCCTGACCTGAACGTGGTCAAGATCGGCGGCCACGGCGTCATCGATTACGGCCGGAAGGTGATTTATCCGCTGGTCGAGGAGATCGGCGAGCTCTCCCGGGACCACAAGATCCTGGTCGCCACCGGCGGCGGCGCTCGGGTGCGGCACATCCTCGATGTCGGGATCGACCTCGGCATGCCGACCGGGGTGCTTGCGGAACTGGCGGGCAAGATCAGCGAGCAGAACGCGATCATGATGTCCCTCCTCTTCTCGAAGTACAACGGCGTCCGGATCCACTCCGGGGATCTCCTGAACCTCCCGTCTCTCATATCGCTCGGGATGCTGCCGGTCGTGCAGGGCACCCCGCCCTACGGGCTCTACGAGCACCCGCCGAAACTCGGCAGCATCCCCCCGCACCGGACCGATACCGGCGCATTCCTGATGGCCGAAGTGGTGGGGGGGAAGAACTGCATCCTCGGAAAGAACGTGAACGGCCTCTACACCGAAGACCCGTTCGCGAATCCCGACGCCGAGTTCATCGAGGAGATCACGGCCGACGAACTCCTCGAGATGAACATGGAGGATATGGTGCTTGAGCCCATGGCGGTCGAGCTGCTCCGGGACGCCGTCCACGTCAAAGAGATCAAGGTCGTGAACGCTCACGTGCCCGGGAACATCGCGAAAGCCGTCAACGGCGAACGGGTAGGCACCCTGATCCGGGCCTGA
- a CDS encoding ABC transporter substrate-binding protein: MTLYLGIDDTDTRESRGTGRLARTIAAELARSYTVTGVTRHQLFVHPSIPYTSHNSCAVIHIRDAGNGAAADVFATAKELMLSDFIEGSDPGICVAADREIGSDLRLFGSNAKKSVVTQEQARSLARQAGIRLEGLGGTEDGVIGALAGVGLASSGNDGRFVQKGTTRDLRGTQTVAAILSAGVDQVMTLDGTAVGEGAVALKKFPKPAFIGGKAVLFIEPDGEMYRDIVVG; the protein is encoded by the coding sequence ATGACCCTCTACCTTGGCATCGACGATACCGACACCCGCGAGTCCCGGGGAACCGGACGGCTCGCCCGCACGATTGCAGCAGAACTTGCCCGGTCATATACGGTGACGGGAGTGACCCGACACCAACTCTTTGTCCACCCCTCCATACCGTACACCTCCCACAACAGCTGCGCGGTCATCCATATCCGTGATGCTGGGAACGGGGCCGCGGCCGATGTTTTTGCGACGGCAAAGGAACTGATGCTCTCCGACTTCATCGAGGGGAGCGATCCCGGGATCTGCGTCGCCGCCGACCGGGAGATCGGAAGCGACCTCCGCCTCTTTGGGTCGAACGCGAAGAAGAGCGTCGTGACGCAGGAGCAGGCGCGCTCGCTCGCCCGGCAGGCGGGCATCCGCCTCGAAGGGCTCGGCGGCACCGAAGACGGCGTCATCGGCGCGCTCGCCGGTGTTGGGCTGGCCTCCTCCGGGAACGACGGCCGGTTCGTCCAGAAAGGAACGACCCGGGACCTCCGCGGCACCCAGACGGTCGCCGCAATCCTTTCCGCCGGCGTCGACCAGGTCATGACCCTCGACGGGACGGCGGTCGGCGAGGGCGCCGTGGCGCTGAAGAAGTTCCCAAAGCCTGCCTTCATCGGGGGAAAGGCGGTTCTCTTCATCGAGCCCGACGGCGAGATGTACCGCGATATCGTGGTCGGGTGA
- a CDS encoding ABC transporter substrate-binding protein, whose protein sequence is MSKRTLFAVATVMVALLLICGCTGTTSDPGTVSTEKQQLRIATTTSLDDTKLLDHLRTIFEDKYNAEVLVVSAGTGKALEYGQRGDVDVLMVHDRAREDTFIADGYGTNRRVFAYNYFVLVGPESDPAGVKDMKPEEAFATIREKGMAGESSVVFVSRGDASGTHSKEKAIWKGAGFNYSADVQGSGDWYLEAGKGMGATLMMANEKQAYTLSDIGTFLAYKGDLQLVPVVSEGDILLNVYCAMQINPEKYPDINSTIAKDWINFMISDDVQKEIASFGVDKYGQPLFYAAQNDWEKIGVTKAEVTDPIQ, encoded by the coding sequence ATGAGCAAGCGAACCCTTTTCGCCGTTGCGACCGTCATGGTCGCTCTCCTGCTTATCTGCGGCTGTACCGGGACGACATCCGACCCAGGTACCGTCAGCACGGAGAAACAGCAGTTGCGTATCGCTACAACGACTAGTCTTGACGACACCAAACTTCTCGATCATCTCCGGACGATCTTTGAGGATAAGTACAACGCCGAAGTGCTGGTCGTCTCCGCCGGTACCGGCAAGGCGCTTGAGTACGGGCAGCGGGGCGACGTGGACGTCCTGATGGTGCACGACCGTGCACGCGAGGATACGTTCATCGCCGACGGCTACGGGACCAACCGGCGTGTCTTTGCCTACAACTACTTCGTCCTCGTCGGACCCGAGTCCGACCCGGCAGGCGTCAAGGATATGAAGCCCGAAGAGGCATTCGCCACCATCCGGGAGAAAGGTATGGCCGGTGAGTCGAGCGTAGTCTTCGTCTCGCGCGGCGACGCCTCGGGCACGCACTCCAAGGAGAAGGCTATCTGGAAGGGAGCCGGATTCAACTACTCTGCCGACGTGCAGGGCTCCGGCGACTGGTACCTCGAAGCCGGGAAGGGCATGGGTGCTACCCTGATGATGGCCAATGAGAAACAGGCCTACACCCTCTCCGACATCGGGACGTTCCTCGCCTACAAGGGCGACCTGCAGCTCGTGCCGGTCGTGAGCGAGGGCGACATCCTGCTCAACGTCTACTGCGCCATGCAGATCAACCCCGAGAAGTACCCCGACATCAACAGCACGATCGCCAAGGACTGGATCAACTTCATGATCTCCGACGATGTGCAGAAGGAGATCGCCTCCTTCGGTGTCGACAAGTACGGCCAGCCGCTCTTCTACGCCGCCCAGAACGACTGGGAGAAGATTGGCGTGACCAAGGCTGAAGTGACGGACCCGATTCAGTGA
- a CDS encoding ABC transporter permease, translating into MYEIIEGFMEAVELIITLDPDVMAISARSIIISFTSTVFATLIAVPLGAAINFGRFPGRKSLINLIQTLYALPTVIVGLLLFLLLSRVGPFGFLRLLFTPTAMIIAQTVLILPIMTGLTISALSGVDPVIRDTLHSLGATRLQFLINIMREARFAILATVAVGFGRAISEVGAAILVGGNIMASSFMSSTRVLTTAISLETSMGNIPKSIALGIILLAIALGVNLAITAVQHR; encoded by the coding sequence ATGTACGAGATCATCGAGGGCTTCATGGAGGCGGTCGAGCTCATCATCACGCTCGACCCCGATGTGATGGCCATCTCAGCGAGAAGCATCATCATCTCATTCACCTCTACGGTGTTTGCCACCCTGATCGCCGTCCCGCTCGGCGCCGCGATCAACTTCGGCAGGTTCCCCGGAAGGAAGAGCCTTATCAACCTGATCCAGACCCTCTACGCGCTGCCGACGGTCATCGTCGGGCTCCTCCTCTTCCTGCTCTTATCCCGCGTCGGGCCGTTCGGATTCTTGCGGCTGCTCTTCACCCCGACCGCGATGATCATCGCGCAGACGGTCCTCATCCTGCCGATCATGACCGGCCTGACGATATCGGCGCTCTCGGGGGTCGACCCGGTCATCAGGGATACCCTCCACTCGCTCGGGGCGACGCGCCTTCAGTTTCTCATAAACATCATGAGAGAGGCAAGGTTCGCGATCCTCGCGACCGTCGCGGTCGGATTCGGGCGGGCGATATCAGAGGTCGGGGCGGCGATCCTCGTCGGCGGCAACATCATGGCGTCGTCGTTCATGAGTTCGACCCGGGTGCTGACGACGGCGATATCCCTCGAGACCTCGATGGGGAACATCCCCAAGTCCATCGCGCTCGGTATCATCCTTCTCGCAATCGCCCTCGGCGTCAATCTCGCAATAACCGCGGTGCAGCACAGGTAG